From a single Sphingosinicellaceae bacterium genomic region:
- a CDS encoding molybdopterin-binding protein: protein MRFASVHVAQAAGALLAHGQTVGGARWAKGRILSDDDLALAVASGLAALTVARLDAGDVEEAVAAARLGKVLAGGNIVALDPAHGRVNLAATAAGVFLVEAPAVDALNGVDEGITLGTLPAFARVAAGDIVATVKIIPYAVPGPALDAALALVRPLGVAVFEAVVVDLIQTVLPGQSGKAHAKTLAVTSARLASLGAVTGHSETCGHAVAALTERLAAPTVARITLVAGASATVDRRDVVPAAIVAAGGVVERLGMPVDPGNLLCLGRIGDRVVIGLPGCARSPKRNGFDWVLERLVAGLPVDGAGIAGMGVGGLLAGAEPRARLP, encoded by the coding sequence TTGAGGTTCGCGAGCGTTCACGTGGCGCAGGCAGCCGGCGCGCTGCTCGCCCACGGGCAGACGGTCGGCGGCGCGCGCTGGGCCAAGGGGCGAATACTTTCCGACGACGACCTCGCCCTCGCGGTGGCGTCTGGACTCGCGGCGCTGACCGTCGCGCGCCTCGACGCGGGCGATGTCGAGGAAGCCGTCGCCGCGGCCCGGCTCGGCAAAGTGCTTGCGGGAGGAAACATCGTCGCGCTCGACCCCGCGCACGGTCGGGTCAACCTCGCCGCAACGGCGGCCGGGGTGTTCCTGGTCGAAGCGCCCGCGGTCGATGCGCTCAACGGCGTCGACGAGGGCATCACACTGGGCACCCTGCCCGCCTTCGCGCGGGTCGCGGCGGGTGACATCGTCGCGACGGTCAAGATCATTCCCTATGCCGTACCGGGACCGGCGCTCGATGCGGCGCTCGCCTTGGTCCGTCCGCTCGGCGTCGCGGTCTTCGAGGCGGTGGTCGTCGACCTGATCCAGACCGTGCTGCCCGGCCAGAGCGGCAAGGCGCACGCCAAGACGCTCGCCGTCACCAGCGCGCGGCTGGCGTCGCTCGGCGCGGTCACCGGGCACAGCGAAACCTGCGGCCACGCCGTCGCCGCCCTCACCGAACGCCTTGCCGCCCCGACCGTAGCCCGCATCACGCTGGTCGCCGGAGCCTCCGCCACCGTCGACCGCCGCGATGTCGTCCCCGCCGCGATCGTTGCTGCCGGCGGTGTCGTCGAGCGGCTCGGCATGCCCGTCGACCCGGGAAACCTGCTGTGCCTCGGGCGCATCGGCGACCGCGTCGTCATCGGCCTGCCGGGGTGCGCGCGGAGCCCGAAGCGCAACGGCTTCGACTGGGTGTTGGAACGGCTGGTGGCGGGCCTACCGGTTGACGGCGCGGGGATCGCGGGCATGGGCGTCGGCGGGCTGCTTGCCGGAGCTGAACCCCGCGCTCGCCTGCCGTGA
- a CDS encoding nucleotidyltransferase family protein: MKVGALILAAGLGRRMGGPSKLTADLHGKPVVAHVVDAVTAAGLGPPLVVLGDRADEVRAAVGERTATFVVAADYAEGMSASLRAGLAAAPAEWDAVLVLLGDMPLVQPATLSALGAALLSPQAVVIPEYDGQRGNPVGWGRDHWPALVALTGDTGARSLIPRIGVTFVPVDDPGILADVDTPEALAALRDR, translated from the coding sequence GTGAAGGTTGGCGCGCTGATCCTTGCCGCTGGGCTTGGTCGGCGCATGGGCGGCCCGAGCAAGCTCACCGCCGACCTGCATGGCAAGCCCGTCGTCGCGCACGTCGTCGACGCGGTCACCGCCGCTGGCCTCGGGCCGCCGCTGGTCGTGCTCGGCGACCGCGCCGACGAGGTCCGCGCCGCGGTCGGCGAACGTACCGCAACCTTCGTCGTAGCAGCGGACTATGCGGAGGGCATGTCCGCCTCGCTGCGCGCCGGCCTCGCCGCAGCGCCCGCCGAATGGGATGCGGTGCTGGTCCTGCTCGGCGACATGCCACTGGTCCAGCCTGCCACCCTCAGCGCCCTCGGCGCAGCGCTTCTGTCACCACAAGCCGTTGTTATTCCTGAGTATGATGGCCAACGCGGGAACCCGGTCGGCTGGGGCCGCGACCACTGGCCCGCCCTCGTCGCGCTCACCGGCGACACCGGCGCTCGTTCGCTAATACCCCGCATAGGCGTCACGTTCGTACCAGTCGACGACCCCGGCATCCTCGCCGATGTCGACACGCCCGAGGCGCTGGCAGCGCTGCGCGACCGCTAG
- a CDS encoding alpha/beta hydrolase: MLALAALLIAAPTLAAPPAALFTDPPHDAAHPARMEVLHVPVGGVEIVAVAYLASGAGPHPTLVLCHGWPGNEKNLDLAQAVRRAGWNAVTFNYRGSWGSPGQFHFAQNPEDTAAVLAYLRVPGNATKLGIDPRRIALEGHSMGGWVTVLVAAKDPLLIGAALVSMANMGNLGKMPRDRLLGFTGGETETLVTTPAAMADELTANAAAFDVGAAAPGLARLPLLVVTSDDGLLGDANALVAGVRKAGGTQVTERHFATDHSYSDSRIALETAVLQWLATLR, encoded by the coding sequence ATGCTTGCCCTGGCGGCGCTGTTGATCGCCGCGCCGACGCTCGCGGCACCCCCGGCGGCGCTGTTCACCGACCCGCCGCATGACGCAGCTCACCCGGCGCGGATGGAGGTGCTGCATGTCCCCGTCGGCGGGGTCGAGATCGTCGCGGTCGCTTACCTTGCCTCGGGGGCGGGACCGCATCCGACGCTGGTGCTGTGCCACGGCTGGCCCGGCAACGAGAAGAACCTCGACCTCGCCCAGGCCGTGCGGCGTGCCGGGTGGAACGCCGTGACCTTCAACTACCGCGGCTCATGGGGCAGCCCGGGGCAGTTCCACTTCGCCCAGAACCCCGAGGATACGGCGGCGGTGCTAGCCTACCTACGCGTGCCGGGGAACGCCACCAAGCTCGGCATCGACCCGCGCCGGATCGCGCTGGAGGGGCACAGCATGGGCGGCTGGGTGACCGTATTGGTCGCGGCCAAGGACCCGCTGCTGATCGGCGCGGCGCTGGTCTCGATGGCCAACATGGGGAACCTCGGCAAGATGCCGCGCGACCGGCTGCTCGGCTTCACCGGCGGCGAGACCGAGACGCTGGTGACGACGCCCGCCGCGATGGCGGACGAGCTCACCGCCAACGCCGCGGCATTCGACGTCGGGGCGGCAGCACCCGGGCTGGCGCGGTTGCCGCTGCTGGTGGTGACCTCCGACGACGGTCTGCTGGGCGATGCCAACGCGCTGGTCGCCGGTGTCCGCAAGGCCGGAGGGACGCAGGTCACCGAGCGGCACTTCGCGACCGACCACAGCTACTCGGACAGCCGCATCGCGCTCGAGACCGCGGTGCTCCAGTGGCTGGCGACGTTGCGCTAG
- a CDS encoding RecX family transcriptional regulator — translation MAVRSRSKTRDERQPRERKPREERPPPPPIDAAALDDMALRYVGKYATTAAKLQRYLGRKLWERGWAGPGEVPTVAVVARCVERGYVDDRVFGEAKARGLASKGFGRMRVGQALGAAGLERDLAREISDTVDNASAAEALARRRRFGPYDRLPFDIDRHRKQVGAMLRAGHDMATVRSVLKREPEED, via the coding sequence ATGGCGGTGCGCTCCAGATCCAAAACCCGCGATGAACGCCAGCCTCGCGAGCGCAAGCCTCGTGAGGAGCGCCCGCCGCCACCGCCCATCGATGCGGCGGCGCTGGACGACATGGCGCTGCGCTATGTCGGCAAGTACGCGACGACGGCAGCAAAGTTGCAGCGCTACCTCGGGCGCAAGCTGTGGGAACGCGGCTGGGCGGGGCCCGGCGAGGTCCCGACCGTTGCCGTCGTCGCCCGCTGTGTCGAGCGCGGATACGTCGACGACCGCGTCTTCGGCGAGGCAAAAGCGCGCGGGCTGGCGTCGAAGGGCTTCGGCCGAATGCGGGTCGGGCAGGCGCTGGGAGCAGCGGGACTGGAGCGCGACCTGGCGCGCGAGATCAGCGACACCGTCGACAACGCCTCCGCAGCCGAGGCACTGGCGCGGCGTCGCCGGTTCGGCCCGTACGACCGGCTGCCGTTCGACATCGACCGCCACCGCAAGCAGGTTGGCGCGATGCTCCGCGCCGGGCATGACATGGCGACCGTGCGCAGTGTCCTGAAGCGCGAACCCGAGGAAGACTGA
- a CDS encoding fatty acyl-AMP ligase produces the protein MDDSAVALARRPVFAAVPSVVAAVEGAPVTPTLDALPRRLADFDTLGEALDYAARGVRGLNFFDARATLARAYPFAELRSDALAHAQRLIAAGVAPGERVALIAETGADFAALFFGAIYAGALPTPLPLPTSFGGRDAYVDQIRVQLTSCDPLLVLSPPGLFALVAEAAAELPRCTAHDWAVFAGLPVPDVALPRADADDIAYLQYSSGSTRFPHGVAVTHRALLANLSGHAISTEVQADDRIVSWLPWYHDMGLVGCFLSPLANQMSSDYLATEDFARRPLSWLTLISRNEGHTLSYSPTFGYDICARRVSSAIDVHARFDLSRWRVAGNGADMIRPDVMQHFVDVFDAAGFKPSSFLPSYGLAEATLAVSIMPVGEGIVTDLVDERELSGEGRAGPVDALKPIRYRAIVNCGRPVRGLTVVVRDEAGEVLPDRRIGRIFVAGEGVMSGYFRDPDATAACLKDGWLDTGDMGYLVDGYIYIVGRAKDMIIVNGKNHWPQDIEWAIEQLPGFKAGDIAAFSITSPAGEEEPAVLVQCRTSDPVERANLRDAIRNKVRNLTGMTCVVELVPPRTLPRTSSGKLSRTKARLQYLSGEIQPFEIAA, from the coding sequence ATGGACGATAGCGCTGTGGCGCTAGCCCGACGGCCCGTATTCGCGGCCGTTCCCAGCGTCGTGGCCGCCGTCGAAGGTGCCCCTGTCACGCCGACGCTGGATGCGCTGCCGCGGCGACTTGCTGATTTCGACACGCTCGGCGAGGCGCTCGATTATGCCGCGCGCGGCGTTCGCGGCCTCAATTTCTTCGATGCGCGTGCGACGCTCGCCCGTGCCTACCCGTTCGCCGAGCTCCGCAGCGACGCCCTCGCGCACGCGCAGCGGCTGATCGCCGCCGGGGTCGCTCCCGGCGAGCGCGTCGCGCTGATCGCCGAGACCGGCGCGGACTTTGCCGCGCTGTTCTTCGGCGCGATCTATGCCGGCGCATTGCCGACGCCGCTGCCACTGCCGACCTCGTTCGGTGGCCGCGATGCCTATGTCGACCAGATCCGCGTCCAGCTGACCAGCTGCGACCCACTGCTCGTGCTATCGCCGCCGGGCCTGTTTGCGCTGGTTGCGGAGGCCGCCGCCGAACTGCCGCGCTGCACCGCGCACGACTGGGCGGTGTTCGCCGGCCTGCCGGTGCCCGACGTCGCGCTGCCCCGCGCCGACGCCGACGACATCGCCTATCTCCAGTATTCGAGCGGCAGCACCCGCTTCCCGCACGGCGTCGCGGTCACTCACCGCGCCCTGCTCGCCAACCTGTCCGGCCACGCCATCTCCACCGAGGTCCAGGCCGACGACCGCATCGTGTCGTGGCTGCCGTGGTACCACGACATGGGGCTGGTCGGCTGCTTCCTGTCGCCGCTCGCCAACCAGATGTCGTCGGATTACCTCGCGACCGAGGATTTCGCGCGCCGGCCGCTGTCGTGGCTGACCCTGATCAGCCGCAACGAGGGCCACACCCTCAGCTATTCGCCGACCTTCGGCTACGACATCTGCGCCCGCCGCGTCTCGTCGGCGATCGACGTCCACGCGCGCTTCGACCTGTCGCGCTGGCGGGTTGCCGGCAACGGTGCCGACATGATCCGCCCCGACGTGATGCAGCATTTCGTCGATGTCTTCGATGCGGCCGGGTTCAAGCCGTCGTCGTTCCTGCCGAGCTACGGTCTCGCCGAAGCCACGCTCGCGGTCAGCATCATGCCGGTCGGCGAGGGCATCGTCACCGACCTAGTGGACGAGCGCGAGCTATCGGGCGAAGGTCGCGCTGGTCCGGTCGATGCACTCAAGCCGATCCGCTACCGCGCCATCGTCAACTGTGGGCGCCCTGTCCGTGGCCTGACCGTCGTCGTCCGCGACGAGGCTGGCGAGGTTCTCCCCGACCGTCGCATCGGGCGCATCTTCGTTGCCGGCGAAGGTGTCATGTCGGGCTATTTCCGCGACCCCGACGCCACCGCCGCCTGCCTGAAGGACGGCTGGCTCGACACCGGCGACATGGGCTACCTCGTCGATGGGTACATCTACATCGTCGGCCGCGCCAAGGACATGATCATCGTCAACGGCAAGAACCACTGGCCGCAGGACATCGAGTGGGCGATCGAGCAGCTCCCGGGCTTCAAGGCGGGCGACATCGCCGCCTTCTCGATCACCTCCCCCGCCGGCGAGGAGGAGCCCGCCGTGCTCGTCCAGTGCCGCACCTCCGACCCCGTCGAGCGTGCCAACCTCCGCGACGCGATCCGCAACAAGGTCCGCAACCTGACCGGCATGACCTGCGTGGTCGAGCTCGTCCCGCCGCGCACGCTGCCCCGCACGTCGTCGGGGAAACTGTCGCGCACCAAGGCGCGGCTCCAGTATCTGTCGGGCGAGATCCAGCCGTTCGAGATCGCCGCGTGA
- a CDS encoding NAD(P)-dependent oxidoreductase yields the protein MILAVTGGTGFVGRHLLRIAVEQGHHVRALARSPQPDQSGVSWFAGDLATPGDLCLGADAVIHVAGVISARTPAGFAVGNVDGTASILAAASAAGVARFVHVSSLAAREPLLSDYGASKAAAERLVEASDRDWSIVRPPGVYGPGDRETLALFQIAARGLGIVPARGMVSMIEVGDLTRALLAVAAGPDTHRIDEVSDGTPVDHATLALTLGKAVGRRIRLINLTPAALRIAASFDIAQARLRGRSPRLSFDRARYLTHPDWTAHGDNLAGVWEPKVGLAEGTAATAAWYRTAGWLR from the coding sequence GTGATCCTCGCGGTTACTGGCGGTACCGGGTTCGTCGGGCGCCACCTGCTCCGCATCGCCGTCGAGCAGGGCCATCACGTCCGCGCCCTCGCCCGCTCTCCGCAGCCCGACCAATCCGGCGTCAGCTGGTTCGCCGGCGACCTCGCCACCCCCGGTGACCTGTGCCTCGGAGCCGACGCCGTCATCCACGTCGCGGGGGTCATCAGCGCCCGCACACCGGCCGGGTTCGCGGTCGGCAACGTCGACGGCACCGCCTCGATCCTTGCAGCCGCTTCTGCCGCCGGTGTCGCGCGCTTCGTCCACGTCTCGTCGCTGGCCGCGCGCGAGCCCTTGCTGTCCGACTACGGCGCGAGCAAGGCCGCCGCCGAACGGCTGGTCGAGGCGTCGGACCGCGATTGGTCGATCGTCCGCCCGCCCGGCGTCTACGGCCCCGGCGACCGCGAGACGCTGGCGCTGTTCCAGATCGCGGCGCGGGGCCTCGGCATCGTCCCGGCGCGGGGGATGGTCTCGATGATCGAGGTCGGTGACCTGACGCGGGCGCTGCTCGCGGTTGCCGCCGGGCCGGACACGCACCGGATCGATGAGGTCAGTGACGGTACCCCCGTCGACCATGCGACGCTGGCGCTGACCCTCGGCAAGGCGGTCGGGCGGCGCATCCGCCTGATCAACCTGACCCCCGCGGCATTGCGCATCGCCGCGTCGTTCGACATTGCTCAAGCGCGGCTGCGTGGCCGCTCACCCCGCCTCAGCTTCGACCGTGCACGCTACCTCACTCACCCCGACTGGACCGCACACGGCGACAACCTCGCGGGTGTCTGGGAGCCCAAGGTCGGATTGGCGGAGGGCACCGCCGCGACCGCGGCATGGTACCGCACCGCCGGCTGGCTGCGCTAA
- a CDS encoding acyl carrier protein produces MPGSQPLDRKAIFDRIAALIEPLNKKGIVVTENTTFADDLELDSLTVMDLVANIEDEWDMVLPLNMLPELETVGQVADAVAKLAPEAKTA; encoded by the coding sequence ATGCCGGGCTCTCAACCTCTCGACCGGAAGGCGATCTTCGACCGGATCGCCGCGCTGATCGAGCCGCTCAACAAGAAGGGCATCGTCGTCACCGAGAATACGACCTTCGCGGATGACCTCGAGCTGGACTCGCTGACCGTCATGGACCTGGTCGCGAATATCGAGGACGAGTGGGACATGGTGCTGCCGCTTAACATGCTGCCCGAGCTGGAAACCGTGGGGCAGGTCGCCGACGCGGTGGCGAAGCTTGCCCCGGAAGCAAAGACAGCGTGA
- a CDS encoding aminotransferase class I/II-fold pyridoxal phosphate-dependent enzyme, with product MINLLDKFDGIVAERQALLDSGMRDPVGVVMSAVISPTEAIINGRETILVGTYNYMGMTFDPDVIAAGERALHDFGAGTTGSRVLNGTYASHKDCEAALREFYGTTHAMVFSTGYQANLGIVSTLAARGDFVILDADSHASIYDGCALGNADIVRFRHNSVEDLEKRLRRLPPEAGKLVILEGVYSMLGDIAPLADMVRVAKAAGAMILVDEAHAMGFFGEHGRGVTEAAGVEADVDFIIGTFSKSVGTVGGFCVSNHPKFEALRLVCRPYVFTAALPPTVMASSAASIRKLMHSPAKRERLWENTRAMHSGLRAQGFTLGTPDAQSAIIAVMMPDQETTVRMWQALLERGVYVNFARPPATPMGTFLLRCSLCAEHRPEQIATILQAFADAAAEVGLDLAHGPRAEQAG from the coding sequence GTGATCAACCTCCTCGATAAGTTCGACGGCATCGTCGCCGAGCGCCAGGCGCTGCTCGACTCCGGCATGCGCGATCCCGTCGGCGTCGTCATGTCGGCGGTGATCTCGCCGACCGAGGCGATCATCAACGGACGCGAGACGATACTGGTCGGCACCTACAATTACATGGGGATGACCTTCGACCCCGACGTCATCGCGGCGGGCGAGCGCGCGCTCCACGACTTCGGCGCCGGCACCACCGGCAGCCGCGTGCTGAACGGCACCTACGCCAGCCACAAGGACTGCGAGGCGGCGCTGCGCGAGTTCTACGGCACAACCCACGCGATGGTGTTCTCGACCGGTTACCAGGCCAATCTCGGGATCGTTTCGACGCTGGCGGCGCGTGGCGACTTCGTCATCCTCGACGCCGACAGCCACGCCTCGATCTACGACGGCTGCGCGCTCGGCAACGCCGACATCGTGCGATTCCGGCACAACAGCGTCGAGGACCTCGAGAAGCGCCTGCGCCGGCTGCCGCCCGAAGCCGGCAAGCTGGTGATCCTCGAGGGCGTGTATTCGATGCTCGGCGATATCGCGCCGCTCGCCGACATGGTCCGTGTCGCCAAGGCTGCGGGCGCGATGATCCTCGTCGACGAGGCGCACGCGATGGGCTTTTTCGGCGAGCATGGCCGCGGCGTTACCGAGGCAGCCGGCGTCGAGGCCGACGTCGACTTCATCATCGGCACCTTCTCGAAGTCGGTCGGCACCGTCGGCGGCTTCTGCGTGTCGAACCATCCGAAGTTCGAGGCGCTGCGGCTGGTGTGCCGCCCCTACGTGTTTACCGCAGCGCTGCCGCCGACCGTCATGGCGTCGAGCGCCGCGTCGATCCGCAAGCTGATGCACAGCCCCGCCAAGCGCGAGCGGCTGTGGGAAAACACCCGAGCGATGCATTCCGGGCTGCGCGCACAGGGCTTCACGCTGGGCACCCCCGACGCCCAGAGCGCGATCATCGCAGTGATGATGCCCGACCAGGAGACCACCGTCCGGATGTGGCAGGCGCTGCTCGAGCGTGGTGTCTACGTCAATTTCGCGCGGCCGCCCGCGACGCCGATGGGGACATTCCTGCTGCGCTGCTCGCTTTGCGCCGAGCACCGGCCCGAGCAGATCGCGACGATCCTGCAAGCGTTCGCCGATGCCGCCGCCGAAGTCGGGCTCGACCTAGCGCACGGCCCCCGAGCGGAGCAGGCGGGGTAG
- a CDS encoding acylglycerol kinase family protein has product MPVIALLSNPRSTGNLAILPQVRSFVAAHPNIFHYEVEDVSEVPEALRTIARMKPMVLAINGGDGTVQAALTELHLGGHFDGRIPPVAVLPNGKTNLIALDLGAQGDALGALRQLVRIASDGMDPHVVHRQLIALTTGQDNTRPVLGMFLGGAGLASIILFCREKIYPLGLPNWLSHFLAAVAMVFGVVLGIKATWLPGRNDRMRLTRGDGRQEGNFMVVMVTTLERIALNIRPNGIGGTLKMMAIEQNPITMIRIAFEVLIGRLGNRSIGGLHLEGGETIRIEGGRPSVVMDGEIFQAASGGSITLTTTAPVSFVRLAA; this is encoded by the coding sequence ATGCCAGTGATTGCGCTGCTGTCGAATCCGCGCTCGACCGGCAACCTCGCGATCCTGCCGCAGGTCCGCAGCTTCGTCGCCGCGCACCCCAACATCTTCCACTATGAGGTCGAGGACGTCAGCGAGGTGCCGGAGGCGCTGCGCACGATCGCCCGGATGAAGCCGATGGTGCTGGCGATCAACGGCGGCGACGGCACCGTCCAGGCGGCGTTGACCGAATTGCACCTCGGCGGCCATTTTGACGGGCGCATTCCACCGGTCGCGGTGCTGCCGAACGGCAAGACCAACCTCATCGCTCTCGATCTCGGTGCCCAGGGCGACGCGCTGGGCGCGCTGCGCCAGCTCGTGCGCATCGCCAGCGACGGCATGGACCCGCACGTCGTCCATCGCCAACTGATCGCGCTGACCACGGGCCAGGACAACACCCGCCCGGTGCTCGGCATGTTCCTTGGCGGTGCGGGCCTTGCCTCGATCATCCTGTTCTGCCGCGAGAAGATCTATCCGCTCGGCCTGCCCAACTGGCTCAGCCACTTCCTTGCCGCGGTTGCGATGGTCTTCGGCGTCGTCCTCGGGATCAAGGCGACATGGCTGCCGGGCCGCAACGACCGCATGCGGCTGACCCGCGGCGACGGCCGGCAGGAGGGCAACTTCATGGTCGTGATGGTGACGACGCTCGAACGCATCGCGCTCAACATCCGTCCGAACGGCATCGGCGGCACTCTCAAGATGATGGCGATCGAGCAGAACCCGATCACCATGATCCGCATCGCGTTCGAGGTCCTGATCGGCCGCCTCGGCAACCGCTCGATCGGCGGCCTTCACCTCGAGGGCGGCGAGACCATCCGAATCGAAGGCGGCCGGCCGAGCGTCGTCATGGACGGGGAAATCTTCCAGGCCGCGAGCGGTGGGTCGATCACCCTGACCACGACCGCGCCGGTGTCGTTCGTCCGCCTTGCCGCCTGA
- a CDS encoding LptF/LptG family permease: MDLDEQRGRVPGARCGIGSDRLRPPRLGKCGNQCDAKSCPESCSAARELHFCHDLRLAPPYRRHADEQPEWSASAAKICPRDGSNLGLLTRFDRYLARLILVPLIACLTIAAMLLLLDKMLKLFDFVMNEGGPVSVVWRMLGNLIPEYLSLGIPIGVMLGILLAFRSLAISSELDALRAVGISYNRLLRVPMIFAAVFAVINFGIVGYLQPYSRYAYEGLRFELRSGALGASIKVGEFAKLGKGMTLRVERSENRGRDLFGLFVRAEGKDGKALAVTANTGTFLSTDDPDVILLRLHHGTLVHSNGDKQLPRVLSFDQHDLPINLPTMENFRARGDRNLELTVPELARVDLDPKAGALDKLQSASTLNRRLVQCVVMFVLPFLGLALAVPPKRSSSALGVFVAIVLIVTYHKISEYGERMGSIGRVDPVLAQWIPFTIFTAISLWMYYVLAYKPGGQPIGFLDRWFAKLASLVTKAARRATPYRDSALSAG, encoded by the coding sequence ATGGATCTTGACGAGCAGCGCGGCCGCGTGCCCGGAGCACGCTGCGGCATCGGGTCCGATCGCCTGCGCCCCCCCCGGCTGGGCAAGTGCGGCAACCAGTGCGACGCCAAGTCGTGCCCCGAGTCGTGCAGCGCCGCGCGCGAGCTTCACTTTTGCCATGACCTTCGGTTAGCGCCGCCGTATAGGCGGCACGCAGACGAGCAGCCTGAATGGTCCGCATCTGCGGCTAAAATTTGTCCGAGGGACGGCAGCAATTTGGGACTACTGACCCGCTTCGACCGCTACCTCGCCCGGTTGATCCTGGTACCGCTGATCGCGTGCCTGACGATCGCGGCGATGTTGCTGCTGCTCGACAAGATGCTCAAGCTGTTCGATTTCGTCATGAACGAGGGCGGCCCGGTGTCGGTCGTCTGGCGCATGCTGGGCAATCTGATCCCCGAATATCTGTCGCTCGGCATCCCGATCGGAGTGATGCTGGGCATCCTTCTCGCCTTCCGCAGCCTCGCGATTTCGAGCGAACTCGACGCGCTGCGGGCCGTCGGCATCTCCTACAATCGGCTACTCCGGGTCCCGATGATCTTCGCCGCGGTGTTCGCGGTGATCAATTTCGGCATCGTCGGCTACCTCCAGCCGTATTCGCGCTACGCCTATGAGGGGCTGCGCTTCGAGCTGCGCTCCGGCGCGCTCGGCGCCAGCATCAAGGTCGGCGAGTTCGCCAAGCTCGGCAAGGGCATGACGCTCAGGGTCGAGCGTTCGGAGAATCGCGGCCGCGACCTGTTCGGGCTGTTCGTGCGGGCCGAGGGCAAGGACGGCAAGGCGCTCGCAGTCACCGCAAACACCGGCACCTTCCTGTCGACCGACGACCCCGACGTCATCCTGCTGCGCCTCCACCACGGCACTCTGGTCCACAGCAACGGCGACAAGCAGCTGCCGCGCGTGCTGTCGTTCGACCAGCACGACTTGCCGATCAACCTGCCGACGATGGAGAACTTCCGCGCCCGCGGCGACCGCAACCTCGAGCTGACGGTGCCCGAGCTGGCGCGCGTCGACCTCGATCCCAAGGCCGGGGCGCTCGACAAGTTGCAGAGCGCCTCGACGCTGAACCGGCGCCTCGTGCAGTGCGTGGTGATGTTCGTGCTGCCGTTCCTCGGCCTCGCGCTGGCGGTCCCGCCGAAGCGCTCGAGCTCGGCGCTCGGAGTATTCGTCGCGATCGTGCTGATCGTCACCTATCACAAGATCAGCGAGTATGGAGAGCGCATGGGCTCGATCGGCCGCGTCGACCCGGTGCTGGCACAGTGGATCCCGTTCACCATCTTCACCGCAATCAGCCTGTGGATGTACTACGTCCTCGCCTACAAGCCGGGGGGCCAGCCGATCGGCTTCCTCGACCGATGGTTCGCCAAGCTCGCGAGCCTGGTCACCAAGGCGGCACGGCGGGCGACGCCGTACCGCGACAGCGCGCTGTCGGCAGGCTGA
- the lptG gene encoding LPS export ABC transporter permease LptG: MAMFPSATIARYTARLFLIRTFAFLAGLVVILETLDLLGESSAILAVAGNGEHQLWHYVALRVPQLIQLFLPFSVLLGTLVTLATLNQNSEVVIFKSAGISAHQILSPLILAAFGIAVANFAFNERIGVRATETLDAWQAVNYKSVPQTSGVMTEQWVRGGDDLFHATTVRGHGDATRLGDVVIYDRDGNRLTRIVRAESARPVPGGWELTQVRSFDVAKGIETPSPTLNFPSTVIAPQFTAGTIEPSHVPFWDLLTDIERQRDAGKNVDSLVAAANHKISGPLSAVLMPLLGAVAAFGLARSGRLFVRAVIGMFLGFAFFVADNFMAAMGNFGTVPPILAAWAPFMLFFLIGETVLFRTEE; this comes from the coding sequence ATGGCCATGTTTCCGTCGGCGACGATCGCCCGCTATACCGCGCGCCTGTTCCTGATCCGCACGTTCGCGTTCCTGGCTGGCCTCGTGGTCATCCTCGAGACACTCGACCTGCTCGGCGAATCGAGCGCGATCCTCGCGGTCGCGGGCAACGGCGAGCATCAGCTCTGGCATTACGTGGCGTTGCGCGTGCCGCAGCTGATCCAGCTGTTCCTGCCGTTCTCGGTGCTGCTCGGCACGCTGGTGACGCTGGCGACGCTCAACCAGAACAGCGAGGTCGTTATCTTCAAGTCGGCGGGCATCTCCGCGCATCAGATCCTCAGCCCGCTGATCCTCGCCGCATTCGGCATCGCGGTCGCCAATTTCGCCTTCAACGAACGCATCGGGGTGCGCGCGACCGAGACCCTCGATGCCTGGCAGGCGGTCAACTACAAGTCCGTCCCCCAGACCAGCGGGGTAATGACGGAGCAGTGGGTGCGCGGCGGCGACGACCTGTTCCACGCGACGACGGTGCGCGGCCACGGCGACGCGACCCGACTCGGCGACGTCGTCATCTACGACCGAGACGGCAACCGCCTGACCCGCATCGTGCGCGCCGAGAGCGCACGCCCTGTACCCGGCGGGTGGGAATTGACCCAGGTCCGCAGCTTCGACGTCGCCAAGGGCATCGAGACCCCGAGCCCGACGCTGAACTTCCCCAGCACCGTCATCGCGCCGCAGTTCACCGCCGGCACCATCGAGCCGAGCCACGTGCCGTTCTGGGACCTGCTCACCGACATCGAGCGCCAGCGCGATGCGGGCAAGAACGTCGACTCCCTCGTCGCGGCCGCGAACCACAAAATCTCGGGGCCGTTGTCGGCGGTGCTGATGCCGCTGCTCGGCGCGGTCGCGGCGTTCGGGCTGGCGCGTTCGGGCCGGCTGTTCGTCCGCGCCGTGATCGGCATGTTCCTCGGCTTCGCGTTCTTCGTCGCCGACAACTTCATGGCGGCGATGGGGAATTTCGGCACGGTTCCGCCCATCCTGGCGGCATGGGCACCGTTCATGCTGTTCTTCCTGATCGGCGAGACCGTGCTGTTCCGCACCGAGGAGTGA